A portion of the Lolium rigidum isolate FL_2022 chromosome 1, APGP_CSIRO_Lrig_0.1, whole genome shotgun sequence genome contains these proteins:
- the LOC124708600 gene encoding E3 ubiquitin-protein ligase IPI1-like isoform X2, with the protein MDLERSPPPDHAACSICLDPVGGGRSVAKLQCGHEFHLDCIGSAFNAKGAMQCPNCRKIEKGRWLYATGHRPSPDIDIGGWVTGETYDITSDLPFGFQWCPFNGFTQLSSVFEEGEVEPTSYHTAGDHSSAASSSLVCPYLSLRGFLHPMHVPSSSNPGTEGPSFHRHPTGAEGHTSPDLRDAQGFHATDSRNLDSEHRYLSNLPVSGIPDHSVPPFGIGLPRYETSSQQRSRPYVHHHPLVHRPTPRNGSNLVAPPLGSIPAVMAETRGHGHGARGHMYQQSMHSSMQSSPFPPTTRRVRPRALAITSFIAAAASSAEVGVPHGFAPTAPVNRNLSSDSEGVPRPVDRPYGWGREGFAPFPWVPVDGEPHWWSTFNPIQNSTHGSFTRRPAAGERILQSHPDNIYHPVPPQRMPPFL; encoded by the exons ATGGATCTGGAGAGGTCGCCGCCGCCCGATCACGCCGCGTGCTCCATCTGCCTGGATCCGGTCGGCGGCGGCAGGTCCGTCGCCAAGCTGCAATGCGGCCACGAGTTCCACCTAG ATTGCATTGGATCAGCATTCAATGCTAAAGGAGCAATGCAATGCCCTAATTGCCGGAAGATAGAGAAAGGTCGCTGGCTTTATGCAACTGGACATCGCCCATCTCCTGATATTGATATAGGTGGCTGGGTGACTGGTGAAACCTATGACATCACTTCCGATCTT CCATTTGGATTTCAGTGGTGCCCCTTTAATGGATTCACACAACTATCATCTGTATTTGA GGAGGGTGAAGTGGAACCAACGTCTT ATCATACAGCCGGAGATCATTCAAGTGCTGCAAGCAGTTCACTTGTTTGCCCATATCTTTCACTCCGTGGTTTTCTCCATCCCATGCACGTGCCTTCTAGTTCAAATCCGGGTACTGAAGGCCCTTCATTTCATCGCCATCCAACTGGCGCAGAAGGCCATACATCTCCTGACTTGAGAGATGCCCAAGGTTTCCATGCAACTGACTCAAGAAATCTTGATAGTGAGCACAGATATTTGAGTAATCTTCCTGTATCAGGAATCCCAGATCATTCTGTACCTCCATTTGGTATTGGACTACCCAGATATGAAACTAGCAGCCAACAACGATCGAGACCATATGTACATCACCATCCCCTAGTCCACAG GCCCACACCTCGCAACGGAAGCAATCTGGTGGCACCACCATTAGGGTCAATACCAGCTGTTATGGCGGAAACTAGAGGCCATGGTCATGGCGCAAGGGGCCATATGTATCAACAGTCGATGCACTCCTCAATGCAGAGCAGCCCTTTCCCTCCTACAACCAGGAGGGTCAGGCCAAGGGCTTTGGCAATTACATCTTTCATTgcagcagcagcatcctcagctgaAGTTGGAGTGCCCCATGGATTTGCCCCCACTGCACCTGTAAACAGAAACCTTTCCTCTGATAGCGAGGGTGTCCCTAGACCTGTTGATCGACCATATGGGTGGGGTCGGGAGGGCTTTGCACCATTTCCCTGGGTCCCTGTTGACGGCGAACCTCACTGGTGGAGCACGTTCAATCCAATCCAGAACAGCACACATGGAAGTTTTACTCGAAGACCTGCTGCTGGAGAGCGGATACTGCAGAGCCACCCGGATAATATTTACCATCCTGTGCCTCCCCAGAGGATGCCGCCGTTCTTGTGA
- the LOC124708600 gene encoding E3 ubiquitin-protein ligase IPI1-like isoform X1: MDLERSPPPDHAACSICLDPVGGGRSVAKLQCGHEFHLDCIGSAFNAKGAMQCPNCRKIEKGRWLYATGHRPSPDIDIGGWVTGETYDITSDLWCPFNGFTQLSSVFEEGEVEPTSYHTAGDHSSAASSSLVCPYLSLRGFLHPMHVPSSSNPGTEGPSFHRHPTGAEGHTSPDLRDAQGFHATDSRNLDSEHRYLSNLPVSGIPDHSVPPFGIGLPRYETSSQQRSRPYVHHHPLVHRPTPRNGSNLVAPPLGSIPAVMAETRGHGHGARGHMYQQSMHSSMQSSPFPPTTRRVRPRALAITSFIAAAASSAEVGVPHGFAPTAPVNRNLSSDSEGVPRPVDRPYGWGREGFAPFPWVPVDGEPHWWSTFNPIQNSTHGSFTRRPAAGERILQSHPDNIYHPVPPQRMPPFL; this comes from the exons ATGGATCTGGAGAGGTCGCCGCCGCCCGATCACGCCGCGTGCTCCATCTGCCTGGATCCGGTCGGCGGCGGCAGGTCCGTCGCCAAGCTGCAATGCGGCCACGAGTTCCACCTAG ATTGCATTGGATCAGCATTCAATGCTAAAGGAGCAATGCAATGCCCTAATTGCCGGAAGATAGAGAAAGGTCGCTGGCTTTATGCAACTGGACATCGCCCATCTCCTGATATTGATATAGGTGGCTGGGTGACTGGTGAAACCTATGACATCACTTCCGATCTT TGGTGCCCCTTTAATGGATTCACACAACTATCATCTGTATTTGA GGAGGGTGAAGTGGAACCAACGTCTT ATCATACAGCCGGAGATCATTCAAGTGCTGCAAGCAGTTCACTTGTTTGCCCATATCTTTCACTCCGTGGTTTTCTCCATCCCATGCACGTGCCTTCTAGTTCAAATCCGGGTACTGAAGGCCCTTCATTTCATCGCCATCCAACTGGCGCAGAAGGCCATACATCTCCTGACTTGAGAGATGCCCAAGGTTTCCATGCAACTGACTCAAGAAATCTTGATAGTGAGCACAGATATTTGAGTAATCTTCCTGTATCAGGAATCCCAGATCATTCTGTACCTCCATTTGGTATTGGACTACCCAGATATGAAACTAGCAGCCAACAACGATCGAGACCATATGTACATCACCATCCCCTAGTCCACAG GCCCACACCTCGCAACGGAAGCAATCTGGTGGCACCACCATTAGGGTCAATACCAGCTGTTATGGCGGAAACTAGAGGCCATGGTCATGGCGCAAGGGGCCATATGTATCAACAGTCGATGCACTCCTCAATGCAGAGCAGCCCTTTCCCTCCTACAACCAGGAGGGTCAGGCCAAGGGCTTTGGCAATTACATCTTTCATTgcagcagcagcatcctcagctgaAGTTGGAGTGCCCCATGGATTTGCCCCCACTGCACCTGTAAACAGAAACCTTTCCTCTGATAGCGAGGGTGTCCCTAGACCTGTTGATCGACCATATGGGTGGGGTCGGGAGGGCTTTGCACCATTTCCCTGGGTCCCTGTTGACGGCGAACCTCACTGGTGGAGCACGTTCAATCCAATCCAGAACAGCACACATGGAAGTTTTACTCGAAGACCTGCTGCTGGAGAGCGGATACTGCAGAGCCACCCGGATAATATTTACCATCCTGTGCCTCCCCAGAGGATGCCGCCGTTCTTGTGA